A genomic region of Lysinibacillus sp. 2017 contains the following coding sequences:
- a CDS encoding metal ABC transporter solute-binding protein, Zn/Mn family → MKKLLFYVTVLTLLLAACSSDDASKGSKTTPGDSSDKLSIYTTVYPLQYFAERIGGDAVEVASIYPAGANEHTFEPTQKDMMSLADADLFFYVGLGLEGFLEKSKKTLANEGVKLVPTAEGVTEDQLHISTGHTHAEATEEDHDHDHDEDTHEDHADTDQDAHVWLSPIISQQLALSIKDELVNALPEQEATFTANYDQLVADLNTLNADFEEMAKSTSKKTFFVSHAAFGYIAGHYGFTQVPVAGLNSQSEPSQKELTAIVDLAKKENIEYMFFEQNVSSSLTEIIQKEIGAKPLILHNLSVLTKEDIANNEDYFTLMRKNIDVLKQALSN, encoded by the coding sequence ATGAAAAAACTATTATTCTATGTGACAGTACTCACGCTTTTATTAGCTGCTTGTAGTTCTGACGACGCTTCAAAAGGAAGTAAGACTACTCCAGGAGATTCATCTGACAAACTTTCTATTTATACAACGGTTTATCCATTGCAATATTTTGCAGAGCGTATAGGCGGAGATGCTGTCGAAGTTGCTTCAATTTATCCAGCAGGTGCCAATGAGCATACATTTGAACCAACCCAAAAAGATATGATGTCTTTAGCAGATGCCGATTTATTTTTCTATGTTGGACTAGGTCTTGAAGGCTTCTTAGAAAAATCAAAAAAAACATTAGCTAATGAAGGTGTAAAACTCGTTCCTACAGCTGAGGGTGTAACAGAAGACCAATTGCATATTTCTACAGGTCATACACATGCTGAAGCGACAGAAGAAGACCATGATCATGATCACGACGAAGATACTCACGAAGACCATGCCGATACGGACCAGGATGCACACGTTTGGTTATCACCTATTATTTCACAGCAATTAGCATTATCGATTAAAGATGAATTAGTAAATGCCTTGCCTGAACAAGAAGCAACATTCACTGCAAACTATGACCAACTAGTTGCCGATTTAAACACGCTAAACGCTGATTTTGAAGAAATGGCAAAATCGACGTCTAAGAAAACTTTCTTCGTCTCTCACGCGGCATTTGGCTACATCGCAGGTCACTACGGCTTCACTCAAGTACCCGTTGCAGGTCTAAACTCGCAAAGTGAACCTTCACAAAAAGAATTAACAGCCATTGTGGATTTAGCAAAAAAAGAAAACATCGAATACATGTTCTTCGAGCAAAATGTTTCATCAAGTTTAACAGAGATTATTCAAAAAGAAATTGGTGCCAAACCATTAATTTTGCATAACTTAAGTGTTCTTACGAAAGAAGACATCGCGAATAATGAAGATTACTTTACGTTAATGCGTAAAAATATAGATGTATTAAAACAAGCTTTATCAAACTAA
- a CDS encoding o-succinylbenzoate--CoA ligase — protein MQPNWVKQRANLTPNRIAFSFNEEQWTFQQLHDLSVPLAYKLNACGLTNGKRVAILSPSTPQLIHVIYGCMQAQCEMVMLNGRLSKQELAYQIDDAEVDMILVADGECSKLQEDARILSFSQLNEMEPKPFDIACEWNDDFALTIMYTSGTTGFPKGVCQTVGNHSSSGISSALNLGISEHDVWLCTVPIFHISGFSIVVRSLLYGMKIRLYEKFDAFRCAQEISTGAVTKMSVVSVTLENIISVMEKEHMTAHPNFTTMLAGGGPVPMDYLKRAIALKLPVAQTYGMTETASQTATLSNEDALTHLGSAGKPLFFNQIRIETKENKKIGEILVRGPHVTPRYIGKFKNKETTKDGWLYTGDLGYLDKEGYLYVVDRRSDLIISGGENIYPAEIESVLLSHPAVKEAGVCGMNDEKWGQVPIAFVVKKENISEQELVSFCKINLANYKIPQKIHFVNLLPRNGSNKLVRRNLIQIVDN, from the coding sequence ATGCAACCAAACTGGGTAAAACAACGTGCGAATTTAACGCCGAATCGAATTGCATTTAGCTTTAATGAAGAGCAATGGACATTTCAACAACTACACGACCTATCTGTACCTTTGGCATACAAACTAAATGCTTGTGGATTAACTAATGGAAAACGAGTTGCAATTTTATCACCGTCAACACCTCAGCTTATTCACGTGATATATGGCTGTATGCAGGCACAATGTGAAATGGTGATGCTAAATGGCAGACTTTCTAAACAAGAGTTAGCCTATCAAATAGACGATGCTGAAGTGGATATGATTTTAGTAGCAGATGGTGAGTGTTCAAAGTTACAAGAAGATGCACGTATCCTATCATTTTCTCAATTAAATGAAATGGAACCAAAACCATTTGACATTGCTTGTGAATGGAATGATGATTTTGCGTTAACGATAATGTATACGTCTGGGACGACAGGATTTCCAAAAGGTGTATGTCAAACAGTAGGTAATCATAGCTCAAGTGGCATTAGTTCCGCATTGAATCTAGGTATTTCAGAACATGATGTTTGGCTTTGTACGGTACCGATTTTTCATATAAGTGGTTTTTCGATTGTTGTGCGTTCCTTATTATATGGAATGAAAATACGTTTATATGAAAAATTCGATGCGTTCCGATGTGCACAAGAAATTAGCACGGGCGCGGTGACCAAAATGTCAGTTGTTTCAGTTACGTTGGAAAATATCATTTCCGTCATGGAAAAGGAGCATATGACCGCGCATCCAAATTTCACTACGATGCTTGCAGGAGGCGGACCAGTCCCTATGGATTATTTGAAACGAGCGATTGCTTTGAAATTACCAGTTGCCCAAACGTACGGTATGACTGAAACAGCTTCACAAACAGCAACGCTATCAAATGAAGATGCATTAACACATCTTGGTTCTGCGGGGAAACCGTTATTTTTCAATCAAATTCGTATTGAAACGAAAGAAAATAAAAAGATCGGTGAAATTTTAGTCCGTGGTCCTCATGTAACCCCGCGTTATATAGGGAAATTTAAGAACAAAGAAACGACGAAGGACGGTTGGTTGTATACCGGTGACCTTGGCTATTTAGATAAAGAGGGTTATTTGTATGTTGTTGATCGCCGCTCGGATTTAATTATTTCTGGTGGCGAAAATATTTATCCAGCAGAGATTGAGAGCGTACTTTTATCACATCCAGCAGTTAAAGAAGCAGGCGTATGTGGGATGAATGACGAGAAGTGGGGACAGGTACCGATTGCATTTGTTGTCAAAAAGGAGAATATTTCAGAGCAAGAGTTAGTAAGCTTCTGCAAAATAAACCTTGCTAACTATAAAATACCCCAAAAAATACATTTCGTAAATTTACTCCCTAGAAATGGGTCTAACAAGCTAGTCAGAAGAAACTTAATACAAATAGTCGACAATTAG
- the menB gene encoding 1,4-dihydroxy-2-naphthoyl-CoA synthase translates to MTKQRLWTSLHTYEDIKYEFYNGIAKITINRPEVRNAFRPKTTAEMIDAFTRARDDARIGTIILTGEGDLAFCSGGDQKVRGNGGYVGDDNIPRLNVLDLQTLIRKIPKPVVAMVAGYAIGGGHVLHVVCDLTIAAENARFGQTGPNVGSFDAGYGSGYLARIVGHKKAREIWYLCRQYDAQEALDMGLVNTVVPLDQLEDETVKWCEEMLTKSPTALRFLKAAMNADTDGLAGIQQLAGDATLLYYTTDEAKEGRDAFKEKRQPDFGQFPRFP, encoded by the coding sequence ATGACAAAACAACGTCTATGGACTTCATTACATACGTATGAAGACATTAAATACGAATTCTATAACGGTATCGCAAAAATTACGATCAACCGTCCAGAAGTACGTAACGCATTCCGTCCAAAAACAACAGCGGAAATGATTGACGCTTTCACACGTGCACGTGATGATGCGCGTATTGGTACAATTATTTTGACAGGTGAAGGAGATCTTGCATTCTGCTCAGGCGGCGACCAAAAAGTTCGCGGTAACGGCGGTTATGTAGGTGATGATAACATCCCTCGCTTAAACGTATTAGATTTACAAACTTTAATCCGTAAAATTCCAAAACCAGTAGTAGCAATGGTTGCAGGTTATGCAATCGGTGGTGGACACGTATTACACGTAGTATGTGATTTAACAATCGCTGCAGAAAACGCGCGATTCGGTCAAACTGGACCAAACGTTGGCTCATTCGACGCTGGTTACGGCTCTGGCTATTTAGCACGTATCGTAGGTCACAAAAAGGCGCGTGAAATCTGGTACTTATGCCGTCAATACGACGCACAAGAAGCGCTTGATATGGGCTTAGTAAACACAGTTGTACCTTTAGATCAATTAGAAGATGAAACAGTTAAATGGTGTGAAGAAATGCTTACTAAATCACCAACTGCACTTCGTTTCTTAAAAGCTGCTATGAACGCAGATACAGACGGTTTAGCGGGTATTCAACAGCTTGCTGGTGATGCTACACTTCTTTACTACACAACTGATGAAGCAAAAGAAGGTCGCGATGCATTCAAAGAGAAACGTCAACCTGACTTCGGTCAATTCCCACGTTTCCCTTGA
- the menH gene encoding 2-succinyl-6-hydroxy-2,4-cyclohexadiene-1-carboxylate synthase, translating to MARYVLNDTEFFVEQWNEAAQKTLVLFHGFTGSTKTWQHVVKQLPTEFRIIAVDLIGHGQSTAPEEVEKYSMQMQIKGLEALFQHLQLEKFYLLGYSMGGRVALSYTVRYPHRIEQLLLESASPGLALDEERSARKRADEVLAEKIMQSGIHSFVEKWENIPLFATQKQLPQQVKQEIREERLAQRAIGLANSLRGMGTGVMPSLWEALASLNMPVTLITGALDEKFIKLNEQMVKLLPQSKHVIIPAVGHAIHVENPTKFATIVKESIS from the coding sequence ATGGCTCGATATGTATTAAATGACACTGAGTTTTTTGTTGAGCAGTGGAATGAAGCGGCGCAAAAAACGCTCGTGTTATTTCACGGCTTTACAGGGAGTACGAAAACTTGGCAGCATGTAGTAAAACAATTACCTACTGAATTTCGAATTATTGCCGTGGATCTAATTGGACATGGACAGAGTACTGCACCTGAAGAGGTTGAAAAGTATTCAATGCAAATGCAAATTAAAGGGTTAGAAGCACTGTTTCAACATCTGCAACTAGAAAAATTTTATTTACTAGGCTATTCAATGGGGGGACGTGTGGCACTTAGCTATACGGTACGTTACCCACATCGAATCGAGCAACTACTATTAGAGAGTGCGTCCCCTGGTTTAGCGTTAGACGAAGAACGAAGCGCAAGGAAACGTGCGGATGAAGTATTAGCTGAAAAAATCATGCAAAGCGGGATACATTCATTTGTAGAAAAGTGGGAAAACATTCCGCTTTTTGCAACTCAAAAGCAGCTGCCACAACAAGTGAAACAGGAAATTCGTGAGGAACGTCTAGCACAACGAGCAATTGGTTTAGCGAATAGTTTGCGCGGTATGGGCACAGGTGTGATGCCATCATTATGGGAGGCACTTGCTTCACTTAATATGCCCGTAACATTAATTACGGGAGCGCTTGATGAAAAATTCATTAAATTAAATGAACAGATGGTCAAATTGCTTCCTCAATCAAAACACGTCATAATTCCAGCAGTTGGTCATGCAATTCATGTGGAAAATCCGACAAAGTTTGCTACAATAGTAAAGGAATCGATTTCATAA
- the menD gene encoding 2-succinyl-5-enolpyruvyl-6-hydroxy-3-cyclohexene-1-carboxylic-acid synthase, translating into MNERGILTNYVYKIVSTLVQSGVQNVVVSPGSRSTPLAYAFASTKELAMHRQVDERAAAFYALGLAKSTAKPVVLLCTSGTAAANYFPAIVEAKYARVPLIVLTADRPHELREVGAPQTINQVRLYGENVKWSAEFPIPDDALQTLPYIEHHTVRAVNIATTAPFGPVHLNIPFREPLLIDFNEQLPKAHFVKSYMNELVPSKQAMMELKEIIEHTKNGIIVVGELPLGTNTEHLWDFIREVKWPVMMESLSNLRTEVPEDCQALAITTYDALMKNERFKRNVRPQTVIRFGAQPVSKFLMQFITQSKPQNYMIIDEDPMFRDSTHVSTHFIHALPGAWLSDIKIEHTVAEMAYVEFWKMADLLAINEIEKYAEHASDEGAMVQAMLASLPEGSDIFVSSSMPIRDIDTFLTTTNKNVQVFANRGANGIDGVTSTALGFSQGRKTRKTYLFIGDLAFLHDANAFIATRYQTCNLTIVVMNNDGGGIFSYLPQSKIEAHYEDLFGTPTALTFEKLASMYDMDYATATSSEEFSSALQASKHADVKLIEVFTNREDNVREHQALWTRIQEVLEQWLDMY; encoded by the coding sequence ATGAATGAACGTGGAATTTTAACGAATTATGTTTATAAAATTGTGTCTACTCTTGTCCAGTCAGGCGTCCAAAATGTGGTTGTCAGTCCTGGCTCACGTTCTACACCACTTGCGTATGCCTTCGCTTCTACAAAAGAATTGGCGATGCATCGTCAAGTAGATGAGCGTGCGGCTGCCTTTTATGCTTTAGGCTTAGCGAAATCAACAGCAAAACCAGTCGTATTACTTTGTACGTCTGGAACAGCTGCAGCGAATTATTTTCCAGCGATTGTTGAAGCAAAATATGCGCGTGTACCACTAATCGTACTAACTGCGGATCGCCCACATGAACTACGTGAAGTCGGCGCACCACAAACGATCAACCAAGTACGTTTATATGGAGAAAATGTCAAATGGTCAGCAGAGTTTCCGATTCCTGATGATGCACTGCAAACATTGCCATACATTGAACACCATACTGTACGCGCGGTAAATATCGCAACGACAGCACCATTTGGACCAGTTCACTTAAATATTCCATTCCGTGAACCATTATTAATTGATTTTAATGAACAATTACCGAAGGCACATTTTGTGAAGAGCTATATGAACGAATTAGTTCCTTCAAAACAAGCTATGATGGAATTAAAAGAAATCATTGAGCACACAAAAAACGGTATTATTGTTGTTGGGGAGCTACCACTTGGTACAAATACCGAGCATTTATGGGATTTCATTCGTGAAGTGAAATGGCCTGTGATGATGGAAAGCCTATCTAATTTACGAACAGAAGTACCAGAAGACTGCCAAGCACTTGCGATTACTACATATGATGCACTAATGAAAAACGAACGCTTTAAACGCAATGTGCGACCACAAACAGTTATTCGCTTCGGCGCACAGCCAGTTTCGAAATTTTTAATGCAATTTATTACACAATCTAAACCTCAAAATTATATGATTATTGATGAAGATCCAATGTTCCGAGATTCAACGCATGTCTCGACGCATTTTATTCATGCATTACCAGGTGCTTGGTTAAGTGATATAAAAATCGAGCATACTGTTGCTGAAATGGCATATGTTGAGTTTTGGAAGATGGCGGACTTATTAGCGATTAATGAAATTGAAAAATATGCAGAACACGCATCTGATGAGGGCGCGATGGTGCAAGCAATGCTAGCTAGCCTACCAGAAGGCTCAGATATTTTTGTCAGCAGTAGTATGCCAATTCGCGATATTGATACATTTTTAACTACGACGAATAAGAATGTACAAGTATTCGCCAATCGTGGAGCAAATGGGATTGATGGTGTGACTTCGACAGCACTTGGATTTAGTCAGGGACGTAAAACACGTAAAACGTATTTATTTATTGGTGATTTAGCATTTTTACATGACGCGAATGCTTTTATTGCCACGCGTTATCAAACTTGTAATTTAACGATTGTCGTGATGAATAATGACGGTGGTGGTATTTTCTCTTATTTACCACAATCAAAAATTGAAGCACATTATGAGGATTTATTTGGTACACCAACAGCTTTAACATTTGAAAAGCTTGCGAGCATGTATGACATGGATTATGCGACGGCTACTTCATCAGAAGAATTTAGTTCAGCATTACAAGCTTCAAAACATGCTGATGTAAAATTAATCGAAGTATTTACGAACCGTGAGGACAATGTACGTGAGCACCAAGCGTTATGGACACGTATTCAAGAGGTGTTAGAGCAATGGCTCGATATGTATTAA
- a CDS encoding isochorismate synthase MenF, with the protein MQHKWYNATEIEVGSNSKQIFYMETIEVSRLSALAFFAAGEANYKGKRNYWQNREKTFTLVGLGHAYTIENNEHNNRFDAVEAEWKKLTSQIVQEDQHLQPILFGGFTFDPQNEVTGEWANFPQSYFTVATYQLVIRNDQAFVTINFITDKANSTEAFEVLRKERDALIHAAQVKELKTYTKPVMNSYMEPHKEAYLQSIDQVTGLIKANEAQKVVIARSLALQFEETITSPQILSHVVHEQPESYLFGLEHNDMLFYGASPERLVKVDNGHAYSSCVAGSIKRGKTAEEDNQLGQSLLNDMKNRGEHHYVVEMITETFEKNCSQVIVPNGPKLLKIRDIQHLYTPVEGQLNEEATILQLVKHLHPTPALGGVPREQALEMIRTYEPMNRGLYAAPIGWLDADGNGEFAVAIRSAALVQDKAYLYAGGGIVADSEAQSEYEETLVKFRPMLRALGGQLHE; encoded by the coding sequence ATGCAACACAAGTGGTACAACGCCACTGAGATCGAAGTAGGCTCAAATTCAAAGCAGATTTTTTATATGGAAACGATCGAAGTAAGTCGTTTATCGGCGTTAGCATTTTTTGCTGCAGGTGAAGCGAACTATAAAGGAAAACGTAACTATTGGCAAAACCGAGAAAAAACTTTTACATTAGTTGGTTTAGGTCATGCGTATACAATTGAAAATAATGAACATAACAACCGCTTTGATGCTGTCGAAGCAGAGTGGAAAAAATTAACGAGTCAAATCGTACAGGAAGACCAGCATTTACAACCGATTTTATTTGGTGGGTTTACATTTGATCCGCAAAATGAAGTAACAGGTGAATGGGCGAATTTCCCACAAAGTTATTTTACAGTAGCAACTTATCAACTAGTGATTCGAAATGATCAAGCATTTGTGACGATAAACTTCATTACCGATAAAGCGAATAGTACAGAGGCATTTGAAGTGTTACGTAAAGAGCGTGATGCGTTAATACATGCTGCTCAAGTAAAAGAATTGAAAACGTATACAAAGCCGGTCATGAACAGCTATATGGAACCTCATAAAGAAGCCTATTTACAATCAATTGATCAAGTAACGGGCTTAATCAAAGCCAATGAGGCACAGAAGGTAGTCATTGCGCGTTCTTTAGCATTGCAGTTTGAGGAAACGATTACATCACCTCAAATTTTATCGCATGTTGTCCATGAACAACCAGAAAGCTATTTATTTGGCTTAGAGCATAACGATATGCTCTTTTATGGTGCTTCACCAGAACGTTTAGTAAAAGTAGATAATGGACATGCCTATTCTTCATGTGTTGCAGGTTCTATCAAACGCGGAAAAACAGCTGAAGAGGACAATCAATTAGGACAAAGCCTATTAAATGATATGAAAAATCGTGGAGAACATCATTATGTTGTAGAAATGATTACAGAAACATTTGAGAAAAACTGCTCACAAGTCATCGTACCAAATGGACCGAAGTTATTGAAAATACGTGACATTCAACATTTATATACGCCTGTTGAAGGGCAATTAAATGAAGAAGCAACGATTTTACAGCTTGTAAAACATTTACATCCAACACCTGCACTTGGGGGTGTACCACGTGAGCAAGCACTAGAAATGATTCGTACGTATGAACCGATGAATCGTGGGCTTTATGCTGCGCCAATTGGTTGGTTAGATGCAGATGGTAATGGTGAATTTGCAGTGGCAATTCGTTCGGCTGCACTTGTTCAAGATAAAGCCTATTTATATGCTGGCGGAGGAATTGTTGCGGATTCTGAAGCACAATCTGAGTATGAAGAAACACTTGTGAAATTTAGACCGATGTTACGAGCTTTAGGAGGACAACTACATGAATGA
- a CDS encoding TraR/DksA C4-type zinc finger protein, with translation MEKKKLQKLRTALKDELATLSEHINEEPIAEESELTSVDNHPADVATDLTTVTTEIALDELKEEEMEKIQTALRAIDEETYGKCTECGKEIPFERLEAVPTTLTCIEHAEDVEI, from the coding sequence ATGGAAAAAAAGAAACTTCAAAAGTTACGGACTGCATTGAAAGATGAATTAGCAACTTTATCAGAACATATCAATGAAGAGCCAATTGCTGAGGAATCAGAATTAACTTCAGTAGACAATCACCCAGCAGATGTGGCGACTGATTTAACGACAGTTACTACGGAAATTGCACTTGATGAATTAAAAGAAGAAGAGATGGAAAAAATACAAACGGCACTTAGGGCTATAGATGAAGAGACATATGGTAAATGCACAGAATGCGGAAAAGAAATTCCGTTTGAACGGTTAGAAGCAGTTCCTACTACGCTTACTTGCATAGAGCATGCGGAAGATGTAGAAATTTGA
- a CDS encoding MerR family transcriptional regulator, whose amino-acid sequence MLINELVKLSGVTARTLRYYDEIGLLKPSKVWENGYRYYSQEDIDRLQQILFYRELDFKLEEIKMLLDDSRFDVKVALQEQQKLLQKKRNYLDDLIDTIERTIQSMEGEITMTNEQKFEKFKEQLINDNEQKFAQEIREKYGEEEVLASYGKMKTMTEGQYEAAQQLESQLFERLKEAMVQGDAQSEISMEVVELHKRWLSFYWTKYTKEAHVGLAQMYINDERFITYYNSRVGNGATLFLHDAIMAYSAL is encoded by the coding sequence ATGCTAATTAATGAATTAGTAAAGCTTTCGGGAGTAACTGCACGTACACTTCGTTATTATGATGAAATTGGATTGTTAAAGCCATCTAAAGTCTGGGAGAATGGTTATCGTTATTATAGTCAGGAAGATATTGATCGTTTGCAGCAAATATTATTTTATCGAGAGCTTGATTTTAAACTAGAGGAAATAAAAATGTTGCTTGATGATTCACGCTTTGACGTAAAAGTTGCATTACAAGAGCAACAAAAGCTACTCCAGAAAAAGAGAAATTATTTAGATGACCTAATCGACACGATTGAAAGAACAATTCAATCTATGGAAGGGGAAATAACTATGACAAATGAACAAAAATTTGAAAAGTTCAAAGAGCAATTAATCAATGATAACGAGCAAAAATTTGCTCAAGAAATTCGTGAAAAGTATGGAGAAGAAGAAGTATTAGCTAGTTATGGAAAGATGAAAACTATGACTGAAGGGCAATACGAGGCAGCACAACAACTTGAAAGCCAGTTATTTGAACGTTTAAAAGAAGCGATGGTACAAGGAGATGCTCAGTCCGAAATATCAATGGAAGTAGTGGAACTTCATAAACGTTGGCTGAGCTTTTATTGGACGAAGTATACAAAGGAAGCGCATGTAGGTTTAGCACAAATGTATATTAATGATGAGCGCTTTATCACTTATTACAATAGTCGAGTTGGTAATGGGGCAACGTTATTTTTACATGATGCGATTATGGCATATAGTGCGCTTTAA
- a CDS encoding DMT family transporter yields MEKPPIHPYIPILIGVISVSLSAIFVKLANADSGVIAFYRMLFSVLIMLPWFIMKYRHEIKKLSKRDWIFSSIAGVFLAFHFILWFESLNYTSIASSTVLVTMQPLFAFLGTYLFFKEKITLKTLLAGSIAIIGSVLISWGDFRISGTAFYGDVLALIACALVTGYLLFGQDVRQRLSLVTYTMVVYSVSTITLFIYIIVKGESFGPYPLMDWMWFLLLAIIPNLLGHNLFNWSLKWVSANVISIAILFEPVGAAILAIIVFKEYLTITQIIGGVIVIIGIMLFVIDFKKIFTKNT; encoded by the coding sequence ATGGAGAAACCACCCATTCATCCATATATTCCAATATTAATTGGTGTGATATCTGTTTCCCTCTCTGCTATTTTTGTTAAACTAGCAAATGCAGATTCAGGGGTTATTGCATTTTATCGAATGTTATTTTCGGTATTAATAATGCTACCATGGTTTATTATGAAATATCGTCATGAGATTAAAAAATTGTCAAAAAGAGATTGGATATTTTCATCTATTGCTGGTGTATTTTTAGCTTTTCATTTTATTTTATGGTTTGAATCACTTAACTATACTTCTATAGCAAGTTCTACTGTATTAGTAACGATGCAGCCACTTTTCGCCTTTTTAGGGACGTATTTATTTTTTAAAGAAAAGATTACACTAAAGACGTTACTAGCAGGAAGTATTGCGATTATCGGAAGTGTGCTAATTAGTTGGGGAGATTTCCGTATTAGTGGAACGGCATTTTATGGGGATGTTTTAGCATTAATTGCATGTGCACTTGTTACGGGATACTTATTATTTGGTCAAGACGTGCGTCAACGCCTATCGTTAGTTACATATACAATGGTTGTTTATTCGGTTAGTACGATTACTTTATTCATTTATATAATAGTAAAGGGAGAATCATTCGGACCGTATCCTTTAATGGACTGGATGTGGTTTTTATTATTAGCGATTATCCCAAACTTATTAGGACATAATTTATTCAACTGGTCGTTAAAGTGGGTTAGTGCGAATGTAATTTCAATTGCGATTCTTTTTGAACCAGTTGGAGCGGCGATTTTAGCGATTATCGTATTTAAAGAGTATTTAACAATCACTCAAATAATCGGAGGAGTCATTGTTATTATAGGTATTATGCTATTTGTAATTGATTTCAAAAAAATATTTACTAAAAACACTTGA
- a CDS encoding MgtC/SapB family protein: protein MEWLTVDKFSLEILIRLVVAATLSLIIGIERELKKKPVGLKTSLVIATFSCLLTIISIETAYSTPARDDINITMDPLRLAAQIVSGIGFLGAGVILRKGNDSITGLTTAAMIWGAAGIGIAVGAGFYMQAFITVLIVVLGIEVLAPLLLKFGPKRLRMREVSIVIVTEHSNHIKDLIDYMKQNNMHVEKVCIKDIPKSDTMLHEINVRVSTVKTNHTLELYNRLHELSYVKNIKIEYLD from the coding sequence ATGGAATGGCTTACGGTCGATAAGTTTTCATTAGAAATTTTAATTAGACTAGTTGTTGCCGCAACTTTGAGTTTAATTATCGGGATAGAGAGGGAATTGAAGAAGAAGCCGGTTGGGTTGAAGACAAGTTTAGTCATTGCGACGTTTAGTTGCTTGCTTACTATTATCTCAATAGAAACTGCTTATTCAACGCCCGCTCGCGATGATATTAATATAACAATGGATCCACTACGCCTAGCCGCTCAAATCGTTAGCGGAATTGGATTTTTAGGTGCAGGTGTAATTTTACGTAAAGGTAATGATAGTATTACGGGGCTGACAACAGCAGCCATGATTTGGGGAGCCGCTGGAATCGGAATTGCGGTAGGTGCAGGATTTTACATGCAAGCCTTCATTACCGTGTTAATTGTTGTATTAGGTATTGAAGTATTAGCACCGCTTCTGTTAAAATTTGGTCCTAAACGTTTACGTATGCGGGAAGTATCCATTGTGATTGTGACTGAGCATTCTAATCATATTAAAGATTTAATCGATTATATGAAGCAAAATAACATGCATGTCGAAAAAGTATGTATTAAAGATATTCCTAAATCTGATACGATGTTACATGAAATCAATGTACGTGTTTCGACAGTGAAAACAAATCATACACTTGAACTATACAACCGGTTACATGAACTAAGTTATGTAAAGAATATTAAAATTGAGTATTTGGATTAA